The genomic stretch aaataacaaatcccccattgaacaaaacaatatttaaattttgatgccaaaaatgtgattgacatcccctcaaatccctggaaagccactaattaagtatttccagcttccaattttaggggaaaacctgttttattaaaaaaaactacaactccctagacctctcgttttgtagttcttccgtattagggttgtgaaaacctatttctacccaatatatcaaatatcacacactgtctaataaataattatactgtattatCTATgctacaaaaagacaacaatgtttgtttaatgaagatattttaactaaaacaggagagcagagtccggggcatttacagtgaagcacgattcaatgagatcgcacagcacatccgggaggatcggaccacatccggtatgatcgcggtagattacaaaataaaacagatttcaaaataaaaaacagcggatcgtctttttctggcgagatcttcgccacaaagtgattatgtacattcaatgagtgaatattaagaaaataaaacatatatttcttgctagaaatgtaattaaaatccatttttatgcagaaacaaagtcaaaatatatatttttttcactaaaaatgagagaaatgtccgccagcggagtgccgtaaaacaaacaaataaaagtttatttctcagaatcgaaggagaaaaaatgatactgagagccacaacatgaagctattttattgttgaattatcagtgagactttgatatgtttgtgttgagaaatgttgacgatgtcattaaaagtaatccttaaaatagggagaaaaatacttccgtgcacagggtcctcggttctccaatcagattgtcgctggcagcgtcatggagggccgtggtcgggatattattggagtgaatagacgactgtagcctctgctctaagcgtttctcagcgccgcgagcgggtttatattggagtcaattgagaacccagagcgtttcacacagacgtggaagggtaccctttgcgtcagtatgatacgtctaggggtgtgacaaatcgtcggtatattacgctttgggaatgagaacgggttgctggttaacacaagcttcagagatgttcacattttgtagtacaacataaaatacagtAGTAAAAACCCCCACTTGttaattttgaagtttttacacGTCCTTAAAAAGGCAGTTGCTAACAAGtagctaaatgagactacagtggttgttggGGACATTAAATGTCATCATGCTGGACACGGACAgtaactctctcactagtccacctCACAGCTTCTAGTTGTGTTTTCattgctcttgcaaactcttgttgACTGTAGATTAGGTCAGTAAACTATTTATTAGGTTACGGTTTttctagcttgtcaaaaccactggttagcttgttggagaCCGTGGTGTAGTTTGCGATAGCATAACATTAGCTTTAACTTTCATCTGCTGTTTAAggcttaaaacataaaaaagtggtGTTAATTGGAGAAGAtaatcctgctgaacaaaatgtgtcAGAAACATGTGTTAGcaacagagtttattttctgcaatgatcctaTATCCAATTTAAAAATCCCATAggtgaattctcaatagacctcATGGTGATACTACTTCCAGGTTTGCATACAGAAATAgatcattttgtttgctctctatttaTTTGAGTTCAGTGGAGCAAACAGACTACAGGGTCATGTAAATGTGATATTTGTATCAAACACCAAAGGGCATGACAAAGCAGCGTTATTTGACAACCTAGTAACTGCTGCACACACTATTAACTGTTAGTGGCTGAGGGTTTCACAACCCACGTGGGGGTCTTTGATGACCCAAAGTAAACAAAGACAACACAgcaaaaggagaagaaaaacaaaacactggcAGAGGTCTCTTCAGATACAGACACCATTACACACTGATGCTTGGGAGGGATTACTTAAAGAAATTCCTACTTAATCTACCTTTAATAAGCATGAAGGTAACTTGAAGGTTGGCTCAAATATTTAACTTACACACCaagttagttttagtgttatggtaaatggacctgcacttatatagcgcttttctagtcactttgcgaccactcaaagccctttacactacagactgcgctcattcaccatGAGCGCAGTCTCCATTCACATGGGTCAAGCAACAAATATTTGCAAGTTTCAACAAACTATTTTACCTGCAGCAATCATTCTGCCTGTGAGGTGTGTTTGAGGCAACCTGTACCAACCAGCTCATTTAAAGTTCCTGCTTGCGTGTACGAACAAAGGATTGTGCTGAAATATGCAGTACTAAAACACCTTtgcttttaatatatttatttatttattaatctattgTTATGTGAATAagtaatactttttttaataaattatgatgagaTTAACAAATGAATTTGAGTGCATCACAGAGGTCTAATCTAGATTGTATGCTGTTAGTAAACAGTTGAAAACGGACACCAGGCATCCCTGTTCAGGCAGTTTTACTGAAAATGTTGAGTTGAGCCAATCAGAAACAAGACAATAAAATTTGTTCAGGctgttgacattttgttttaaaatctaTGACTTATGGGAGTAGTTGAGGTGACAAAGACAAGATGACAGGAGTAAAGACAGCTGGGctcatctgtatctgtttttcaCTGCTTCAcggtaagaaagaaagaatattgACCAAATAATCGAATTAAGATGATGCACGTTAAAAGGTGTAAGATAGGCAGCTGGGAAAACTGTATTCTCATGGAAACGCTTTAAGAAActtctgtaactttatactgtgtactgtataaaatacaaaataaatacatgatagTAGAGTTTTATAATACGATGATAGCTGCTTTGCATTTAAACATTAATTGTATGACTGGATGAGTTTTATAACAGTAAGTGGCACATTAGTGAATACTGTCATGAGATCTTTATGAACTATGAAAAAGCAATTGCAATCAGTTTAAAatagaatttaattaaaatcttAAATCAAAATCTtaccaaatagacaaaaaatctGTGGGATGTGTAGCTtttaacagaataaataaagttactGTAGTTAGAAAAGCTTAGAGAACCACAACACATTATATATGTAAAGAATAAGAGTAAACAGCTCTGTGATGCTGTATGTAGGTAAATAGGTGTAACTTACTTTGGCGTGTTAAACAAATTAGACAACATGACATGTCAGTCACAAGGTAGCTGCACCCCACTGCTATGTCTATTTTACTTTACgttggaccattatttacaaatatgaacatcaTGCTAAATAAAGAAGTCTTGGAAGAAGACCTGTTCTAGATGAAATGTTAAGAGATCCATGACTTATGACCAAAAATGATAACAAAGAGTTAGTGTTTAGATCCATCATTATTTTCAGAGCATAATTCTGACATTATACACTAATAATTAACACTTAAGTGTAGAAATCTGTTTACATTACACTTCAATGACACATCAagacaccatttttttttttaaataattgcgATTCCACTCTGGGTTTATTTTATGCACAAATTGAAATTGTGCATAACATCAGGTGGATGGAGACCTACCTAGTGTAAGATAAAAGTCCTTATTGGTGGGTATTTAATTGTCAAAATAAGGTAATCAGTTGAGACAGGTGAACTTTACCAGATCGGGTAAGAGGCAGTTAATGTTGAAAAGCTATGGCGAATGCAGATGAGACAATCTGATAGAGAACAGAAGGTGGAGGTGGGCTGGTAGATACTGTAAGGCTGATTAGGAAAATGGGAATCAAGTGAGTATGTAGGCGGAGAATGTGTTACGGGAAGGCAGTAGGAAGTAGAGATCCGTAATAACAAGGAGAGTTAGTAAATGTCGAGTAAACACAGCAAGCCACAGAATGAGTGGATGTGTTGAAAATGCTTTGTAACTTGTAGCTGACATGTAGCAATTTGTTGAAGTCCTATCATGATAAGGTGATCCTGttatgcataaaaaaaatgttatgccaTTGAGAAAAAacgaaggaaaaaaataattatttggtaTATCTCGTCACTTtagattttttctttctcttcttgaATGCAGGTTGTGTTGTAGCATTGAACTGCACCAGCCCGACTCCTGAAGCCTTGTTTGATGCCTTCGAAAAGGAATTATTTCCTAGAAAACTACTGCGACCTGTCAAAAGCTTTTCAGAACCGCTGAACATAAACATTACTGTAACTGTGGCGGGCATTTTAGGAGTGGTGAGTTGCACACAAATCTATTCATGCTTGagcatacatgtgtgtgtgtgtgtgtgtgtgtgttcttgttcttcctacatagtgaggaccagaacacgtttttaaccaacagagtgaggacatttttgcaaagtgaggacatttggccggtcctcacttctttaaaggcttttttgagatttcagactttgttttaagggttaaaggctacatgataatgataattaactgaaactgtattgtgtggtttcaaaactaactaaaattatagtgaaaatgtccttcattttcgtctttgtcaacttttttcatacataatcaagatggataagacaaaggaaataaaggcaaaatttactgtgacctcttttaatctcccacccaacaaataccccattacaaaaaactaaaactaataaaaacttaactaaaactagcaaactcagtctaaaaactaattaaaactaactgaatttgaaaacaaaaattgacaacgaaaattaaaccaaaactaatgaaaaatcccaaactattataaccttgccagggaatttatttttccaatcagggccctcacaaagatagaaaaacaagaatgtgtgtgtgtgtgtgtgtgtgtgtgtgtgtgtgtgtgtgtgtgtgtgtgtgtgtgtgcatatacatGTGTAACAGCTAAGTGTACTCCAAGTGAATTTTATATGTCATTAATAACCATAAATATGTCTCATTCCTAGCAAGAAAAAGCCCAATCCTTGACAGTATTAATATGGCAACTCCTGGTAAGTTTTCAGAGCACTGACAAAACATGACTGACAGAAAATTGTTTCAAGCCTTTTTAAGGGAACATATTTTGCTCATACTCTGGTTAATACATGTATATTGAGTTTACActagaacatttttaacatcCTCAAAGtatctatataatatctatatctatataatatagCTGTATTCATCAGTCTATTTTGTTGGATTGCAAGAAAAATATTGCACACCTAAAGGAAGCTCTCAAGTCATGGGTGGAGATACTCAGAGGACAGCATATTCTAATAAGCCTGTATGTGACACAGGGAGGTGATCCAATCTGAaggatttaacatttttttggtgGTTGTTTGTGCTATACATCTCAAATTTTGGTAAACCTTTTGATATTTGTTGTCAAAGAGCTACAACATATTCCCAGAATTTGTGAATTAATGTGTAATACAAATTAATTATATCACCCCTAATATTGATGTGAGTAGTAAAACTAACTGGGGTTGGATTAACCATGACAAAACATTTGCTTACAGTTTTTTCGTTAATATAAGTCAAAAATTAAGCTCACTTTCTTAACATTTAGCTAATTTTCCACACATTTAAGACAGAAATTATTACATacaagataaatattaaatgttataTCGACATGTAATCTCtactttttatgttaaatgcaaatattaaataaatgtaaataatggttgttaaaactaaattttaaatgtgtatgtaAATCTAAATACTTaggaaaaatgcaaaatatccCACGCCCCATGAATTGGCTTCAGGGCACACACAGTCCACCCCATTCATGGTAAGTTAAgtgcttttaattattttaacttgTTAATGTACAGTTGATGGGAATGCACCTTGAAGTGCAGCTCACACACCTGCTATGACCGCTCTTTCAATATCTGCTAAATAAAGAGAGTTGGCCATATTGCCATCTTAACAGACAAATTTGCTGTTTGTGGTGTGGGTGGGGTTGTGTGCACTTAGGTCAGTTCAAGGGGCGTGGGATATTTGCATTTCCTAAATATTAAGCTTAGTAATTTAGTAATAGGGTACAGGGTAATAGAGGCTTGACAACATGGCATAAATCAAGAAAAGCAACAGTGACAATCCCGCAGCTGACTGGGGGAAATTAGCTGATATAAATACTGACAGGGTTAATGAGGGAAAATGGAAACAGGTGGGCAGGTGATTGGGGGAGCCAGGTGACAGCTGGAAAAGTTTGAGTGTAGCTAATGTATGGATGGGGAACTAGAAGTCAAAATAATTCCTTTAATAAAGGATATGTCTGGGGTAATGAATTCACTTGAAAAAGAATGTGCCACATTTTTCTGAATTATTAAGATAATTATCTCAATAATTCAGGAAAACAGTGCAAATTTTCACAAGCAAATGCATTATACTTTTGTTGTTTCTCTTCTGTTCATCACTTTCAAAAAACAGGATTGTATTTCTgagcaattatttttttctttcttttttgtaaggATGTTTGatgttgtaatactcattttggccacaagagggtGAAGTGCACCACTAACCCATGTTGTAAATGGGACTAAAAGCATTCATATTTTCTAAGACGTGGATTTAATCTCATCTATAATTATATAAGTAAGTATCAAACTTTTCCACCAAATTTTCAATTGACTAAAGGAATTTAGGATTTAATCAAAAGTTAAAATCTGTTatgagagaaacaaaatgagcaaatgtTGGCTGCAGCTTTACTCACAGTGCCTTTGGGACGTTCAGTGAAATTTGTACATCACATGTAGATGCTCTGTTTATTGTAGGAGTGGGATATAGCGGGACTGAGCTGGGATGAGGAGGAATGTGGAACTTCAAGAGTCTCTATCCCTCGAGAAAAGCTTTGGGTCCCAGACGTCCAAATCTCAGAGTTGTAAGTAATAAGGATGACATAGTCTTTAATCTTGTTCAttcattacaaaacaaataaaatcacacCATCAATAGAACTCTTATCTGACAGAATCTCTATCTGTTTGCTTATtactgctgttttatttatttttttgaataaataCTTGatggttttattaattgtttgttaCAGACAATCTTGAAAAAGAGTCAGCtcacagctgtttttttattttgttcttttacagCATGGATGAGGATGTATCTCCCCACACTCCCTATGTCTACTTGTACAACACTGGTCATGTATATGATGACAGGCCGATCAGAGTGGTCAGCACCTGCAGATTAGTGATCTACACTTTCCCCTTTGATGTCCAAAACTGCTCGCTGACCTTCGAACCATATCTTCACTTTGGTAAGTCTGCTTCCAACTTCCAAATATAATATGGTCTCTGAACTGTATGTCCACCACACACTCAGTGTCATTATAATTATGGCAAATTTGTGCTTGCACTTGTAAGTTTAAGAGTTTAATATGGATTTTCAATAACGACAAAAGTAGGATTGcataaattaatttgaatattttcgGGCCTGAACTTCCATGAACTCAACTTTTATGCTGACGCCTTCACTGTATTTATTTGCACCACAAGCAACACTCCACACAGACCGGGAATCTAATGTGGGCAATCTTTCCTAATATGTTATTCCAGCTGGAGACATAAGAATGTTTCAAAGACGCACATCGGAGGAGATCTTCACAGAGTCCAAGCAAGTCCTACAGACCAAAGGGGAATGGGAGCTAGTGGATATCAAAGCAAGTCAATCTACCCTTGAGATCATTGATGGAAGCTACTCTGGGATCACATACTATGTAAGTAGCATTTATTTTTGAGGTGATCCCTCTAGGTTTTGTCCTCTGACAGAGCAACGTAATGTTAAAATCTTTGTAGCAGCTATCGGGCTGGTGGAGTCACATGGTCTGAAGTTttataaaaagtattattcTTTAGGCTTAACccctttgtttttttcctaacctCAGCCAAAGTGATTTTGGTACCTAAGCTTAAGCTAATTATTCTTGTGCCTAAATCtaactgtttcacaacattcAAAATGTGTAACAGCAATCATGATGTCCAACgctgtcttacagtgttaatgtTGCGATCATCACTTTTGCAACATGTTGAGAATAGCAagttaaatgtcatgttttgtaGGATATAGAACAAATAGTGCTGCAAAGGTTTGTGGAAGCAATTATTCTAACCAGTTCTTGAGAATATGCTGCAGTATGCCATATCTTGATCCCAAACACACAAGCTCACACTCACTATGGGACGGGCTCATGGATCTTCATTGATGATGTCACATATGATggcagcagcaaaataaaatcagaagtCTACAGAAACATTTTGTCTGCCAATTTAAAGACTGATGCAACCACCACACTGCCAAAACAACCAAGTATTTAATCAGGGGAAAGAAGTGGAAGGTTTTAGACTGACAAGGTCAATCTCTAGACATAAACCCTattgaggagaggagggagaaaagccccaaaacaaataataactgaaagagGCTACAGTGACAGACTGGAAAAGCATCATAAAAGAAGAATGCAAAAGTTTGGTGATGTCAGCGGGTCGCAGGCTGGATGCAATTACTGTAAGTAAAGGATTGGCAACAAGTATTATCACTTTAATCTATTTTAAGCAtgtgaaaagagacaaaagagggCTTGTGATGCATCTTTGGGGAACaccaaaaaaacttcaaaaactAGAACAAAAGCAGTGTTGGAGCTAGTGAAGCAGGTCAACCTTTTGGGCAAAATCTTTTATTAAAgatataatacagtatattttatcaTCAATTCTGCCTTAAAACTTGAggccttgttctttttttctcatcccAAGTTAATTTTGAGACGTAGGCCAATCCTCTACGTGGTGAACCTGCTGATCCCCAGCTGCTTCCTCATCACATTGGACCTCTTCAGCTTCCTGCTGCCTCCCCACAGTGTGGACcgttctgcattcaaaatgacCCTCATCCTGGGCTACACCGTCTTCCTGCTCATCATGAACGATCTGCTGCCTGTCACTGGAGGGTCAACACCTCTAATGAGTGAGTGACACCTGtcataaaagtaaattaaaattgGTCAAACTATGGCTCTTATTGAGATGATGGCCAtgcgtttttgttttgtttttaaatatttagattTAGTGTTTCTTCTTGACTAGATGCCATTGTTCCCCCATTAATAACTTGCCCTATGATGGTTCTCTTGCTCTGTCTTCTGAATTAAAACACAACCAATGACAATGCTTCTACCGTTATTGCATTCTACAGATCAAATAACACAAATACAAGCCACCcttgataaatacattttaaataaaaatgtgttacattttttacaatctTTAATATTCAGCCTTTTTGTTTAATCCCGCAGACgttttcttctgcatcagtttcGCTCTGATGGTGGCCAGCCTGTTGGAGACAGTGTTTATCACTAATATCCACTTCAGCTCCAGCGAGTACAGTCCTGTGCCTCACTGGCTCAGAGTCCTCGTGCTACGATATCTAGCTGTTATCGTTTGTCTTCCTCCAATAAAGAAGACGAACCGCATCACAGTCTGCCTTCACCAGCCTCCAAGAGGTATAATAAc from Centropristis striata isolate RG_2023a ecotype Rhode Island chromosome 9, C.striata_1.0, whole genome shotgun sequence encodes the following:
- the LOC131977995 gene encoding 5-hydroxytryptamine receptor 3C-like — encoded protein: MTGVKTAGLICICFSLLHGCVVALNCTSPTPEALFDAFEKELFPRKLLRPVKSFSEPLNINITVTVAGILGVQEKAQSLTVLIWQLLEWDIAGLSWDEEECGTSRVSIPREKLWVPDVQISEFMDEDVSPHTPYVYLYNTGHVYDDRPIRVVSTCRLVIYTFPFDVQNCSLTFEPYLHFAGDIRMFQRRTSEEIFTESKQVLQTKGEWELVDIKASQSTLEIIDGSYSGITYYLILRRRPILYVVNLLIPSCFLITLDLFSFLLPPHSVDRSAFKMTLILGYTVFLLIMNDLLPVTGGSTPLMNVFFCISFALMVASLLETVFITNIHFSSSEYSPVPHWLRVLVLRYLAVIVCLPPIKKTNRITVCLHQPPRGSIIPSKDLQNISSNIPPEKTPLDPVLDELKKLSRDLTAIRVQMDKHFQGSKTQQEWEMIGIVVDRLLFGLYVVFISFSFITIVLIWVLSNLDVHIAHGIP